Within Chelatococcus sp. HY11, the genomic segment TTTCTCCACGGATGCCAATGTCGCCTCGCGCGGCGTCTATCTCCTGTCCTTCATGCCGCAGACCGAGATCAACCGCATCGTCGCCTTCGCGGCGCAGCAGCGGCGCCGGTCCTTCGCCGCTTTCGTGCCCGACACCGCCTATGGCACTGTCGCGGAAGCCGCCTTCCGGACGGCGGCGGCTTCGGCGCGCGTCCAGGTTGGTCTCGTCGAGCGTTTCCCGACCGACAACGCGCGCATGCGCGAGGCCGCCCAGCGCGTCGCGGCCGTGGCCTCGGGCGCCAATCCCCAGGTTGACACCATTTTCCTCCCCGACGGCGGGTCAAGCTTGGCATCGGCGGCGCAGGCCCTGCAGACGGCGGGCGTGAACGGCGCGCGCGTCAAGCTCGTCGGCACGGGTATATGGAATGACCCGCAGGTGCTCGCCTTGCCCACGATGCAGGGGGGCTGGTTCGCCGCCCCGGATTCCGCGGGCTTTGCCGCTTTTGCCCGGCGCTATTCCGCGCGCTTTAGTGCCGAACCCGTCCGGATCGCGAGCCTCAGCTACGATGCGGTGTCGCTGGCGGCCGCGCTCGTGCGCACGCAAGGTTCGCAGCGCTTCAGCGAGCAGGTCCTGACCAATCCGTCGGGCTTCGCCGGCGCGGACGGCGTGTTCCGTTTCCTGCCGGATGGCACCAACCAGCGCGCGCTGGCCGTGCTTGAAATCCGCAACGGCGCGGCGGTGACGGTGAGCCCGGCGCCACGCGAGTTGAAGCCGGATAGCTGATCAGGCCGCGATATCGGCGATGACCGCGTTGAGCACGGGAAAACCGGCAGAGCTGACCGAAATGCGGCCATCCGGGTGGCGGACGATGAGCCCGTGTTCAAGGAGGCCGGCGACGCGTTCCGGATCGAGCACGCGGCCCGACAACGCGGTGTAGCGGCGGGGATCGATCCCCTCTGTCAGCCGCAAGCCCATCAGCAGATACTCATCGCCCTGCGCCTCCGGCGTGAGAATTTCGACGTCGGCAAGGCCATGGCCCTGCTTCTCGACCTTTTCCAGCCAGGTTTCGGGGGTTAGTTCCGTTTCCATGGCGAGACGGCCCTGGCCGGTGACGAGGCGTCCGTGGGCGCCAGGGCCAACCCCCGCATATTCACCATAACGCCAGTAAACCAGATTGTGCCTGCATTGGGCGCCAACGGCGGCATGATTGGAGATCTCGTAAGCCGGTAGGCCATGCGCGGCGCAGACCTCCTGGGTCACGTCATAGAGCGCGCGGCCGACCTCATCGTCCGGCACGACAAGCTTGCCGGCCTGATGCAGCTTGTGGAACCAGGTGCCGGGCTCGATGGTGAGCTGGTAGAGCGAGAGATGCTCGGCGGCACGCGCGATGGCTTCCTTTAGCTCGGCAGCCCACGCCGCGGGCGTGTGATTGGGCCGCGCATAGATCAGATCGAATGAAAAGCGGTCGAAGATCGAGGCGGCGATGCCGACCGCGCCCATGGCCTCCTCCGCCGTATGCCGGCGGCCAAGCGCCTTGAGATCCGTGTCGTTCATGGCCTGGACGCCGAGCGAGACCCGGTTGACGCCGGCCGCCCGATAACCGCGAAAGCGCTCGGCCTCAACACTCGTCGGGTTGGCTTCGAGCGAGATCTCGACTTGTGGATCCACCGGCCAGTGCTGGCCGATCGCGTCCAGGATGGCGCCGACCGTGGCGGGCTTCATCAGCGACGGCGTGCCCCCGCCGAAGAAGATGGAGGTTACGGCGCGCTTCGGCGCGAGCTCGGCGCGATGGGCAATTTCCCGTGCGAAGGCCGCGACGAAGCGCGCTTCATCCACCGGTGCATGGCGGACGTGGCTGTTGAAGTCGCAATAGGGGCATTTCGAGGCGCAGAACGGCCAGTGCACATAGACACCAAAGCCCGCGTCCGCTGTTGGATGCATCATGGCCCCTGCTTTGCCGCGAACGCCGCCGCCGCGCAAGGGCCAACCATGCCGCGATCGAACCTGTGATCACCGGCAGCGCTAGGCATTGCACGACGCTGCTGCATGCCTCGAACGCGAGCGCCACCGCTGATCCCTCCCTGAAGGGGAGGGTGGCCTCGCGTTAGCGAGGTCGGGTGGGGTTCCCGCGCCCGCGCATCCGAAAAGGTTTCAGTCCCGAGAGATCGCGGCAAAAGCCGTATTGCCTTTCGGGAGCGCCAAGGAGGCCCCCACCCGGGGCCTGCCGCCACTCTCCCCGGGACGGGGAGGGATCAAGGCCGCGTCGTCAGCCGCGCGCCGTGGTCAGTCGATCGACGGCAGGCAGGCCTCGGCCAGCTTCACGAAAGCCCGCGCGCGGTGGGACAGCGCGCCTGTCTTGCTCCAGCCGTGCTTGTCCGCGCTCGCCATTTCCCCGAAGGTCCGATCATGGCCGTCTGGCAGGAAGATCGGATCATAGCCGAAACCGAGCGTGCCGCGTGGTGGCACGATCGTGCCGAACACACGCCCCTCGAACAGGTCCTCGTGGCCGTCCGGCCAGGCGACCACCAAAGCTGACACGAAATGGGCACGCCGGTCGGCGGGCGCCACGTCACGGATATCCAGCTCGTAGGCGATACGCGCCATCGCGGCGGCGAAATCCTTGTCCGGGCCTGCCCAGCGGGCGGAGAAGATGCCCGGGGCGCCGTCGAGCGCCGCGACGCATAGGCCCGAATCGTCGGCGAAGGATGGCAAGCCGGTTGCCTTCGCGGCCGCCCGGGCCTTCAACGCGGCGTTTTCGGCAAAGGTCGTGCCGGTCTCGTCTGGCTCCGGCAGGTTGAGCTCCCCCGCCGAGCGCGCCTCGATGCCGAAGGGCGCCAGAAGCTCACGCATTTCCCGGAGCTTGCCGGCGTTATGCGTGGCGATGACGAGCGGCGAGGTGATGGGGCGGGCGGGGGAAAGGCGCATGACTTACATCACCGCGATTTTCTGCAGATCGACGAGCTTGGTGGTGCCGAGCTTGGCGAGCTTGAGGAGTTCGAGCAGCTCTTCCTCCGAGAAAGGCGTGCCTTCCGCCGTGCCCTGGATCTCGACGATGCCGCCTGCGCCGGTGATGACGAAATTGGCGTCTGTCTCGGCGGCGGAATCCTCAGGATAATCAAGGTCGAGGACGGGCGTGCCCTTGTAGATGCCGCAGGAAACGGCCGCGACATGATCCTTCAGGGGATTGGTCGCGATGATGGAGCGTGCCCGCATCCATGCGAGGCAGTCGTGCAATGCGACCCATGCCCCGGTGATCGACGCGGTGCGCGTACCGCCATCCGCCTGCAGGACGTCGCAATCAATGGTGATCTGGCGCTCACCCAAGGCCGCGAGATCGACGACCGCCCGCAGGGAGCGACCGATCAGGCGCTGGATCTCCTGGGTGCGGCCGGACGGCTTGCCGGCCGTGACCTCCCGGCGGGTGCGCTCCAGTGTCGCGCGCGGCAGCATGGAATATTCCGCCGTGACCCAGCCCTTGCCCGAGCCGCGGACCCACATCGGGGGACGTTCCTCGAGCGAGGCCGTGCACAGCACGTGGGTATCGCCGAACTTCACCAGGCATGAGCCTTCGGCGTAGCGCGCGACCGCCCGCTCCAGGGTGACCTTGCGCAATTCATCCGGAGCGCGTTTGGAGGGCCGCATCTACAATCTCCCACTATGCAGCCTGAATGCTGCCGAAAGCAGCTTCTAGAAGCAGCGCCCGTGACACGCAAGCGTATGCCTCACGCGCGCTTATCGCAGGCGCCCGTTCTGGTGGATGACTGGGGTGCCTGGCGGGGTGCTGCTTGTGTTTGCCCCCCCACCATCCCCATAATTGGATAAAGGCGCACGGCGTGACGGTGCTCCGGATCGCCCGGTGGAATGGAAGGTTGAGATAATACATGAGTGCACCAATGAGCCCCCCTCTCTCCGAGGCTGAAGGCAAGGGCGTGCTCGTCGATATCAACGAACGCTCCCGCGAGATCTTCAAGCAGATCGTGGAGAGCTATCTCGCGACCGGTGAGCCGGTCGGTTCGCGCAACCTGTCGCGCATCATTCCCATGGCCTTGTCGCCAGCCTCCGTGCGCAACGTGATGGCCGATCTGGAGCATGCGGGTTTGCTCTACTCCCCGCATACCAGCGCGGGCCGGTTGCCAACCGAGCGCGGGCTTCGTTTCTTCGTGGACGCGCTCCTGGAGATCGGCGATCTCGGCAAGGAGGATCGGGCGCGCATCGAGGCCGAGGTGAAGGCCCATGGTGCTGAATCGTCCTTGGATGCGGCGCTGAGCCAGACCATGTCGGCGCTGTCCGGGTTGTCGCGTGGGGCGGGTGTCGTCGTCACCACCAAGCAGGATGCGCCGCTGAAGCATATCGAGTTCGTCCGCCTCGACCCCAGCAAGGCCCTGGTCGTGATGGTAGCGGAAGACGGGAAGGTGGAAAACCGCGTGCTCGACCTGCCGCCGGGACTACCCACGGCCGCGTTGATCGAGGCTGGCAATTTCCTCAATGCTCATATCCGCGGCCGGACGTTGGCCGACGCCAAGCGAGAGATCCAGCGCGCCCGAGAGGCTATGGAGCGGGAGCTCGACGCCATCACCGCGCGCCTTGTGGAGGCTGGGCTCGCGACCTCCGTCGGCCCGGCCGACAGCCGCCAGCTCATCGTGCGCGGACAGGCGAACCTGCTCGACGACCTGCGCGCCGCCGAGGACTTGGAGCGTATCCGCCTGCTGTTCGATGACCTGGAGACGCAGAAGGAGGTCATCGACCTTCTGGCGCGCGCCGAACAGGGCGAGGGCGTGCGCATCTATATCGGTTCGGAGAACAAGCTGTTCTCCATGTCTGGCTCCTCGATGATCGCCGCGCCCTTCCGCGACGGTTCGCAGCGCATCGTCGGCGTCGTCGGCGTCATCGGGCCGACGCGGCTCAACTATGCGCGGATCGTGCCGATGGTCGACTACACGGCGAAGATCGTTTCAAGCCTGCTCGACGCCCGCCGGACCTGAGGAGCTTGGCGACACAAGGCGCTTGAAGAAGAAGGTCGTCGGTGCCAGCGCGCCGGCCGGCGTATGGGAATGGTCGGGCACCACGCCATATTCCGTCCAGCCGCAGCGGCGGTAGAGCCGCTCTCCGGCGCTGCCGCTCGCGGTGTCGAGCATCAGGAGCGTGCGGCCGTTGGCGAGTGCCGCCTGTTCCGCGGCTGTGAGAAGGCGAGCGCCGAGGCCTTGGCGCCGCGCGTCCGAGTGGACGAGCATCTTGCCGATTTCGGCGCGATGTGGCGCGTTGGGCTGTGGCGCAAAGGTCAACACCACGGTGCCGAGAAGGCGCCGGCCATCGTCCGCCACGAAGAGAAGCCGCGAGCCCTCGCCGAGACCGGGAAGCTGCCCGCGCCAGAACGCGCGGGCGTCAGCATGGGCGAAGTCCGCCATGAAATTGACGGACGCGCCGCTGGCCACCGCATCGACAAGGAGGTCGGCGAGTTCACCTTCGCGTGTCTCGGCTTCACGCTGGTCGATGGTTCGTATGGCTATGTCGAATGGCTTGTGTGTCATCGCTGCCCCCGCCGCGTCCGGCCGCTGTCCGTCATAGCATGCAGGCTGGGAGGCGTCGCCGGTCGGGTGGGCCGGGAGGCCTGCGGCACAGCCGCCCAACCGCGTTCCAACCGCGTGCCTGCCGCGCTGAATCGGGTTCTCTCTTCGGGTTCCCTCTTGGCGCGGCCTGAGCGCACTGCTATGTGCCGGGCATGAGCGAGCAACCCATCGACACCATCCGCAACTTTTCCATCGTCGCGCATATCGACCATGGCAAATCGACGCTGGCCGACCGTCTGATCCAGATGACGGGCGCCCTGTCCGATCGCGAGATGTCCGAACAGGTGCTCGACTCCATGGATATCGAGCGC encodes:
- the hemW gene encoding radical SAM family heme chaperone HemW translates to MMHPTADAGFGVYVHWPFCASKCPYCDFNSHVRHAPVDEARFVAAFAREIAHRAELAPKRAVTSIFFGGGTPSLMKPATVGAILDAIGQHWPVDPQVEISLEANPTSVEAERFRGYRAAGVNRVSLGVQAMNDTDLKALGRRHTAEEAMGAVGIAASIFDRFSFDLIYARPNHTPAAWAAELKEAIARAAEHLSLYQLTIEPGTWFHKLHQAGKLVVPDDEVGRALYDVTQEVCAAHGLPAYEISNHAAVGAQCRHNLVYWRYGEYAGVGPGAHGRLVTGQGRLAMETELTPETWLEKVEKQGHGLADVEILTPEAQGDEYLLMGLRLTEGIDPRRYTALSGRVLDPERVAGLLEHGLIVRHPDGRISVSSAGFPVLNAVIADIAA
- a CDS encoding penicillin-binding protein activator, with the protein product MTRRWVPRLGVVAVSAMLSACSGGLGGLVGGGEGGPALGSSTVPGSVIGQGSVKVALLLPLSASGQGGQAAQSLRNAAELAYSEFNNPDMQILVKDTRGTAEGARAAAQSVISEGAELIIGPLFAAEVQAVAQVAKPAGKPVIAFSTDANVASRGVYLLSFMPQTEINRIVAFAAQQRRRSFAAFVPDTAYGTVAEAAFRTAAASARVQVGLVERFPTDNARMREAAQRVAAVASGANPQVDTIFLPDGGSSLASAAQALQTAGVNGARVKLVGTGIWNDPQVLALPTMQGGWFAAPDSAGFAAFARRYSARFSAEPVRIASLSYDAVSLAAALVRTQGSQRFSEQVLTNPSGFAGADGVFRFLPDGTNQRALAVLEIRNGAAVTVSPAPRELKPDS
- the rph gene encoding ribonuclease PH, whose translation is MRPSKRAPDELRKVTLERAVARYAEGSCLVKFGDTHVLCTASLEERPPMWVRGSGKGWVTAEYSMLPRATLERTRREVTAGKPSGRTQEIQRLIGRSLRAVVDLAALGERQITIDCDVLQADGGTRTASITGAWVALHDCLAWMRARSIIATNPLKDHVAAVSCGIYKGTPVLDLDYPEDSAAETDANFVITGAGGIVEIQGTAEGTPFSEEELLELLKLAKLGTTKLVDLQKIAVM
- a CDS encoding GNAT family N-acetyltransferase, producing the protein MTHKPFDIAIRTIDQREAETREGELADLLVDAVASGASVNFMADFAHADARAFWRGQLPGLGEGSRLLFVADDGRRLLGTVVLTFAPQPNAPHRAEIGKMLVHSDARRQGLGARLLTAAEQAALANGRTLLMLDTASGSAGERLYRRCGWTEYGVVPDHSHTPAGALAPTTFFFKRLVSPSSSGPAGVEQA
- the hrcA gene encoding heat-inducible transcriptional repressor HrcA codes for the protein MSPPLSEAEGKGVLVDINERSREIFKQIVESYLATGEPVGSRNLSRIIPMALSPASVRNVMADLEHAGLLYSPHTSAGRLPTERGLRFFVDALLEIGDLGKEDRARIEAEVKAHGAESSLDAALSQTMSALSGLSRGAGVVVTTKQDAPLKHIEFVRLDPSKALVVMVAEDGKVENRVLDLPPGLPTAALIEAGNFLNAHIRGRTLADAKREIQRAREAMERELDAITARLVEAGLATSVGPADSRQLIVRGQANLLDDLRAAEDLERIRLLFDDLETQKEVIDLLARAEQGEGVRIYIGSENKLFSMSGSSMIAAPFRDGSQRIVGVVGVIGPTRLNYARIVPMVDYTAKIVSSLLDARRT
- the rdgB gene encoding RdgB/HAM1 family non-canonical purine NTP pyrophosphatase is translated as MRLSPARPITSPLVIATHNAGKLREMRELLAPFGIEARSAGELNLPEPDETGTTFAENAALKARAAAKATGLPSFADDSGLCVAALDGAPGIFSARWAGPDKDFAAAMARIAYELDIRDVAPADRRAHFVSALVVAWPDGHEDLFEGRVFGTIVPPRGTLGFGYDPIFLPDGHDRTFGEMASADKHGWSKTGALSHRARAFVKLAEACLPSID